The Oreochromis niloticus isolate F11D_XX linkage group LG4, O_niloticus_UMD_NMBU, whole genome shotgun sequence DNA segment aattTCAATTTATTGCAAAAATTACCAAGTTCTTGGTTCATATCATTCAGCTCTTTAGAGTAAAGCTGGAAAAACTAGTAAAGCGCATTCATGCCAAATTACAGCTATGTACTTGCATTTATTATCAGAATAATTCATTTTAGCATTGAATGTTATGTTTAGTtgatttctatttattttttccttatttCTTTGCTTCATTGTACTATTTGTCCTTCGTCCTTATTGGTTTTTCGCGATTGTTACACACGGATGAGTTAAATTATTCTATTTGTGATAAAAAGGAAGGAAGGtagaaggaagaagaagattGTACTTTGGTGGACGATGAAGTGTGATAAAGTGATTAGACATCGAAATAAGGCTTTTAAGATATTAAAGAAGGATCACAATTTTCAGAATTTCATTGAATATAAAAGATTACAAGCTAAGGTAAAAagaaccattaaaaatgaaaagagggACTTCTGGAGGGGGTTTTGTAATTCAGTGGGGAGGGAGACAAAAATACAGAACGTTTGGTCAATGATTAGAAGGATGAATTGTATGAAAATGGAGTATGGTTATCCAATCTTGAGGGATGGAGAGGTGACAGCAGTAAAAGATGAGAAAAAGGCAAATGTGTTGGCAAAAACTTTTGTTAACATCCACAGTTCAGGCAATGTTAGTGAGGAAGGGCGACGAGGAAGAGAAATGACAATTACAGAGAACAGAGACTTATTGGAACTGGTAGAGGATGCAGATGATTCattaaatattccttttacAAAGACAGAACTACTTCCGGTACTCCAGAAATCTAAATTATCAGCACCAGGAAAAGATCAGGTATGCTATATCATGTTAAACCAACTCAGTGAGTCAGCTAAAGATCTTTTGTTAGAGTTGTATAACAGAGTTTGGGAGGGTGGGAAACTGCCACAAAGCTGGAAGGAGGCTGTGGTGGTGCCAATACGTAAACCAGGGAGGGATGACACAAACCCAGGAAATTTACAGGCCTATAGCTTTAACATCAAATGTCTGCAAAGTAATGGAACGAATGATAAATGAAAGATTAATATACTATATAGAAAGTAAAGGCTATATATCTAAACATCAAAGTGGGTTCAGAAGAGGGAGAAATACAATGGATCCGGTATTGTATTCGGAACATGAACTcaggaaagcagaaataaataaagagagtgTAGTTGCAGTGTTTTTTGACATAGAAAAGGCTTACGATATGATGTGGAGAGAAGGCCTACTAATTAAAATCAGCAAATTGGGTATCAGGGGGCGGATGTACAGGTGGATAATGGATTTCTTAAATGGAAGACAAATACAAGTGAGGATTGGGAAGGTTTACTCTAAGAAGCTCTCAGTAGAAAACGGTACACCTCAAGGGAGCATAGTGAGccctttgttattttctttgatGATAAATGATGTGTTTAATGATATAGAGGGAGGGGTGGGATGTTCGCTTTTTGCTGATGATGGCGCAATATGGAAGAGAGGGAAAAATATAGAGCATATTGTAAGGAAACTGCAGGGAACAATTGGAAGAGTTGAAGAGTGGTCTTATAAGTGGGGTTTAAAATTTTCAGTTGAGAAGAACAAGATGATGTTTTTTACAAGGAAAAGAGTTGGTAAGGATGTCAAGCTTAAGTGTACGGTCAAGAATTAGAAAGGGTGAGTAAATTTAAGTTTCTTGGATTGTGGCTTGATGAAAGGGTAGCATGGGCTGCACACATTCAAAAAGTGGTggacaaatgtaaaaaagtatTGAATATAATGAGGTGTTTAGTTGGGAGGGGAGCGGATAGGACGTCTTTGAGGGCCACATACACTGGGTTGGTCAGATCGATACTGGATTATGGATGTGTAGCATATAACTCAGCAGCAGACACAACTCTGGTAAAGTTAGACCATATTCAGTATCAGGCACTAAGACTTTGCacaggtgcatttaaaacaactcCAACAGCAGCTTTACAGGTCAAGATGGGAGAGATCCCATTAGGAATGAGAAGAGAACAGCTCATACTTAATTAATGGGCAAATCTACAGGGCCACGGACAGGATCACCCAACACATGAAGTACTCAAACCTTGCTGGGAGAAAGAAAGGATGGAAACGAAGAACTTTGGATGGATTGTGGGAAGACGAGCAACAGAATTTAAACTGGATCAGTTAATAATTAGTCAAAGAGTACCGTTGCCAGCAATACCTCCATGGATACTTCCTGATGCCACAGTAGACTTAACATTGTTGGACAAGAAGAATAAGGATAAGGCATTTATTTTAAACTCTCATACAGTACAGGCTTACATTGACCAATATTATAATCATGTTCAAATATATACAGACGCCTCAAAGAACACAGCCGGACAACCTAATGTAGCAGTTGTGGTCCCGCCACCAACACTCCATACCAGTTGttggcggtaatgcacctttcagttgtttgccaaccgccGATAAAAaatgtagaagaagaagaagaaaacagtctTCCGCTTCCTGTCGGTGGTCTGTCCCTGTGGAATTGGTATGTACATGAAGTTCAGATTTATCAAAACAAGGCTTAAAACTAATTGCCAGAGTCTAATCTTGGACAAATTATTCAAAGTTGTTCACAAAATGTTATAAAACGACAGCAACGTAGAAACTGTGTTTACTGCGTGTTATCCTCGGGATGCTTATGCTGCTAATGTTTAGCTACGTTTTAAGTTCATTAGACTGAAGGCACATTGCGTTAGCTGTATAACATAAGTGTGCTGATGGGACATTTTAATaagaacaacaataataaataaaaaataatctgtGAAGAAAATCAACCCTTTAATCGCTCTCACTGAGCAATAATTTACCCAGAAAGTTAAAGCAGCATCGTTAATGATTGTAAGGTGATAATCAGTATGGAAATtatcttcagacaacaattacattattttaattaaaaacaaataaataaatattaaaaagccTTCTGTCCGGTCGCGCACctttgtgtttctgtaacaTAAATCACAAGCCGATATTTTCCCTATGACATCACCGATTAGCCTCACCGACTTTCGGGTTTCCCTGCATGATGCTGTTCACCCAGTCAGTCTAACATGGGCAGCTGTATGCTTAGTGTTCATTCTCCATTTTTAGACAATGATCAGCTCAATGTGTTTTAAACATACCAGGATATTTTAAATATTCCCGAACACTTTCTTTGATGTGAGATTGGTCATCACTGCAACTATTACACATACACGTATCTGCACCCAGAGTGGGTGTCAGCCCATGTTACGCTGTCATTGTGACAGTCAACCCGGTTAACCTGTGACACACCTACACCTGGAATGCTTTCCGAAAGTACCTCCTGTATCCTAGTCCTAATCTCTTTTCCTAAAATCTTACAAGGAAAAGTGGATAGGAGAATTTCTCAGGACTTAGGAAAAGAGAACAGCCTTACACTTGTCTCTCCATAACGATGTGACTCCGGATGTCCGCCGTGTTGAAACTACAATATGCAGAAGATGGACTACAAAACGCCTCAATGCGTTCTAACCCCGTTGTTTTATGGGgtgatttaaatgaaaaagcCTGTGAAAAATATCCCTTCATTACAAAGGCTGGCATTTTAAAGAAGGAAGGACATTTAGGGTCAGATTTACTAATGTCTGCAGCAGCGCAGAGCCTTCTTTTGACGTTAAAAAGCTGCTGGATTTACTAAATGGCCTCAGTGTAAGTTTGTCACCTGAAAGTTGGGAACAGAAGTATTTTTAGGAGTTTCACTTTCAGGAGAAGAATGTTTAAATGAGTCAAGCAAATGTAAATATGTTTCTTATGAAAACCAGTATAAACTTTTTATGGaatacatttatttgttttcagattTTGTTTAGTATCTTTCTGATGACTGAAGTGTTGCATTAAAAGCAGCCAGCACAGGAATCCAAATTTAAAGCTGAAATTGTGACAGCTTCAGTCCCTGCGTTGTCTGTTTTACCAACACCAGTTAATCTGAAACACCGGTCTCCGGCCTTGTTGTCCCCTTCAGCTCACACATTCCTAAACATGGCTGGGAGACGAGCTGCGCTGAAGGCCATTGACTGGGCGGCTTTCGCAGAGAGGGTGCCGCCCAACCAGAGGACCATGTTCAACAACCTGAAGACACGAAGTGATGCCATCGCTGCCAAGTGTGTATTCAGTCTTCAAACCCTGCTCCAGCATTTGACACAGGCGCATTGCACCCATAAAATAGCCTAATGTGAAGTCACCAGCATGCTCTTCTTTGCCACCCGTGTCATACATGTTTGGTATTATTTCTTAGTATTTAGTTAACTGTAATTAACCTTATTTAGACCATTTCTGAATCTGTTATTGGCATTGTATGCTGAGTATGCCCAGAATACACCTATGAAAGTGTACAGATTTTGTCAATAGGGGCTTTTCTGTCATGTCTTGTCTGTTTACATGCATTGTGATGACAGTAAGTTAGCTGTTGTGTGTTCACAGACTCACCTCTCTACCCGAGAAACCTCCTGCTATTGACTGGAGCTACTACAGATCTGTTGTGGCTAAAGCAGGCATGGTGGATGAGTTTGAAAAGAAGGTAAGCCTGCCCTAAATGTACCGATTCAAAAGAAGTTGGGACCCCACGCAACATGCAAATAAACatagaatgcaatgatttgtaAATCTCATAAACTCATTTTTTATTCATAGTAAAACCTAGAAATGTGTTTGAAACATGTCAAATATGAAAAATCTaccacttttaataaaaatattacaaTTATCGTGTTTTACCACTGTGCAACAACGAGAGACCAGTTGGTGGAATTTTGGGACGATAATGTTTTTCCATTCTTGTTATTATGTCTGTTGATGGGTAAACCTCTGCCCACCTTTCCTTTTGAGATTCTGCCTATCTAAGCTGCTTTTTATATAACCAAGCATGCAACTGACCTGTtgccaattaacctaattagttACAAAATGAGATGTTTTATTAGCAACGAATTGCAAATGAAATATGATTTGCATTCTGTtcttgtttacattttaaacagcgTCCCAACATTTTTAGAATCGGGGTTGTAGTGCCTCTACAATAGCTTTAATGAAGAAATGTTAACatcatattaatattaatgataTTTTCCAGTTACAGGCTTTTGGCAAAATAATCATGCATTTTAATTTGCACTAtttttttccagcatttttttaaagtttcaacCAAAACAGCAGCCAGATTCAGTTTAGTTACAGTTTTTAACAGGGGTTAGAAACATTTGAACCATTGCTTTAAAATACTGGGAAAAAATTAGGCAAAACAGCAGCTGTGCTTTGTGTATTTTGCATACTTGTGGCCTTTTTTCCAGTTACTTGAATGTATAAATCTTATATTTGATGTGTCCCGCAGTTCGGTGCCTTGAAGGTCCCGGAGCCTGTAGACACTCAGACAACAGTTATAAATGGTCAGGAGGAGGAAGCGGTGAGTGCCTCTGTTTGAAGATGGTGGATATAAGAATGTGTGTCCCATCCTGAACATAAAGCTGCGAAGGACAAAATCCAAAgtttaattttgaaaaaaaaaaaaattttcaaGCACAACATAATCACGGATAATGAACATGCACATGAATGAGTCTTTTCAGTATTAGTTTACAGCAGTTAGTGAGCCATTTATGTTTACTTGTCTTCCAGAACAAAACAGCCTCTGCCTACGTTGAAGCATCCAAGGCTCGTATCGCTCAGTATGAAAAAGAGGTAAGCCTTAAActtttcatttgttatttttggagtgtttttttttttttttaagtgaaatttAACTTTTGCAACACAATCTTCCCTTAAGCTCAAACATCAGGCTATTTTCCAATAGCACCTACTGGACTTGACTTGGTTTTTAAGGTTTTGCATTAGGTGTTAGTACCTGGCAGCAGTCTGTCAGGAGCTGGAGCGGAAACACAGGAAGCGATGACGGGATTTTCACTTGCCTCAGGGGTCCAGAAAACATTTGCCACACCCGAGACAACAGGTGACTGCAGATAAAGTGCACTGGGGCGCAGAGCGTTAACGTCACAGAAGTAATTAGCAGAAAAGGTCGTTTGGAGCTCCACCTGTTTGAGGCGAAGGGCAGGCTTCAGATACTCTGTAATCATTATAGTATTTATCCGAGTTGCACTGGCAGCCTCCGCTCCCGCCTCAACACTTTTACTCCCAGAGGTACCAACTGTGTGAGGCTCCTGTATACGTGTCTCCACCAACTCTGACAGCCACACTTGGCACGCATTCAGAGGTAGaggaatattaaataaattggCAATCAACAACAAATCTCCCTATGTACATCGATTCAGATTGTCAATGATGCTGTGCACACTAAGAACATTTGCATAagctgctcttctttcttcttcactctgtATGTATCAGATTCAGGTGGATATTCAGTAGCACCCAGCCCTTCTGAGTATCGGGTGTTCTTGGAAAATTGGCAGCACATTTTATTCTGAAGGAGAGAAAAATCTTCGGAGACATTTCCACTTAAGCCCTAGTAGGGTTTATTAgagccatgttttttttctttttcctgatcATCTCTTCTTCCTTTCCCAGCTGGAAAAATTCAAGAACATGATCCCATTTGACCAGATGACGATTGAAGACCTGAATGACACATTCCCAGAAACAAAGCTGGACAAAGAAAAGCATCCTTATTGGCCACACAAGCCCATTGCTGATCTGTAAATTCACCACACTATCTAAATTCCATATGCTGAGGAAAGATCTGTCTATAAGTCTGTATATCAACTTCTCAAGAAATGAAAGCATcgtgtgttttatttctttgtaactTGGCGTAATTAAATCCTGAAATCGTGGCTCctctgtcttgttttttgtGGTCATCAAATAGCGTCAAAGTTCATCAGTGTTCACAGACCCATTATAAACAACCTCTCAGATCCCTCGCAGGCAAACAACTGTTATTTTATTACAGGATTTCTTCCCAGGCGTCATGAACTCAACTTGATACCTTtgactgtgttttctttctaaattTGGTATGAAATATCGCCCGGCTCTCACTGAAAACTCGACCCTTGTGGATACAGTTTTTAAGCACACACTCGGCCAAGTCACACTCAGCAGAAAGAAGAGTA contains these protein-coding regions:
- the atp5pd gene encoding ATP synthase peripheral stalk subunit d, mitochondrial — encoded protein: MAGRRAALKAIDWAAFAERVPPNQRTMFNNLKTRSDAIAAKLTSLPEKPPAIDWSYYRSVVAKAGMVDEFEKKFGALKVPEPVDTQTTVINGQEEEANKTASAYVEASKARIAQYEKELEKFKNMIPFDQMTIEDLNDTFPETKLDKEKHPYWPHKPIADL